The Nocardia sp. NBC_00508 nucleotide sequence TGGACGCGACGTACCGCCCGCGCAGCGGTGCGTGCACCTGCGGGATATCCGGGAAGGCGAGCATGGTGACCGTCGAGGTCAGCGCGTCCGGCACGGTCGCGGTCCACTGCCGCCACGCGTCCAGCGCTCGTTCGACCAGCGGCGTGTCGAACACCAGCTGCCCGCCGTACACCGTCGTGACCGGAACCAGATCGACGTCCAGCGCCGTGACGACACCGAAGTTGCCTCCGCTGCCGAGCACGGCGCCGAACAGCTCGTCGCCGGGCGTCAGCGCCCGCACCCGGCCTTCGGCGGTGACCAGTTCGATCGCCCGCACGTACTCGGCGGCGTAGCCGAACCGCCGCGCGAGCAGCCCTACCCCGCCGCCGAGCAGATAGCCCACCACGCCGACCGAAGGCGATGAACCGTTCAGGGGCGCCAGCCCGTGCTCGGCCGCGGCTTGGACCAGCGCGCCCGCGCGCACCCCCGCGCCGATGTGCGCCGTCCGGCTCGCCGGATCGATCCGGATGCCGGTCATCCGGCGCGTGCTGATCAGCACTCCCCCGTCAGCCGCGACCGACAGCCCATGCCCGGTCGCCTGCACGGCGATCGGAAGATCGTGGCGCGCGGCGTATTCCACGGCGGCACGCACGTCCTCGGCGTGTACCGCGCCGACAATCAGCGCGGGCCGGTGCGTGTAGGCGGTCTGGAAACCCGCGATTTCCGCCTCGTAGCCGGGGTCACCCGGACGGAAGACCGGGCCGGTGAAAGCGTCGATGTCGATGGCCTGCGTGGCGTTGTTTCCCATGCCTTCGACGCTGCTCTACCGGTGATAAGAAGTAAAACAGATAGTTCTTCTAGATACTAGAATCAGTAGTTATGGAATTGCGGCAGCTTCGCTACTTTGTCACGGTCGCGCAGGAGGCGAGCTTCACCCGGGCGGCGGCGAGGCTGCATCTGGCCCAGCCCGGGCTGAGCGCGCAGATCCGGCAGCTGGAACGTGAACTCGGTCAGCCGCTGCTCGACCGCGGCGGACGCACCGTGACGTTGACCGAGGTCGGCGCGGCCGTGTTGCGGCAGGCGGAGGCGGCGCTGACGGCCGCCGAGCGGATCACCGAGACGGTGGACGAGTTCACCGGCCTGCTGCGCGGTCAGGTCCGGATCGGCCTCATCTCGGGCGCTGCGGTCGAGGAATTCGATGTCGCCGCCGTGCTCGCCGATTTTCACGACGACCATCCGCAGATCGGCATCAGCCTCACCGAAGACACCTCCGAGCGGATGCTCGCCGCCCTCGGCAGGGGCGAACTGGACATCGCGCTGATCGGGCTGACCGGCGCGGAACTGGATCCCGGGTTCGGCATCGATGTGGTGCTGGATACGGCGGTGGTGGCCGCGGTCCCGGCGGCGGACGCCGACTTCGACGCCGAGATTCCGCTGGCCGCGCTGTGCGCTCACCCGCTGATCTGCCTGCCACCCGGCACGGGGCTCCGCGGCGTGTTTCAACGCGCTTGCGCCGCAGCGGGATTCGAGCCCGACATCGCCTACGAGGCCGCCGCACCCGCGCTACTGCTGCGCCTGGCCGCGCGCGGCCTCGGCGTCGCGGTGGTGCCCGCGCTCACCACCCAGGAGGCCGCGGCCTTCGGAGTGCGGACCGTGCGCATCGTCGAGCCCGAGCTGCGCGGTCGGCTCGCGCTGGCCTGGCGCATCGACCGTCCCGCCGGTCCGGCGGCCAAAGTGCTCCTCGGCCAACTGCGAATCGCCATGCGCTCCGACACGTAAGTCGGCGAGCCAACTGCTCGCCGAACTCGAGCCGACGCCAGGTCTCGATCCCCGGTCTCGGCCCGGTCACCGAACTCGAGTGAGCCGACGGCATCGAGCCGATAGCCGACCGCACACGGCGCGGCGGGGTGCGGTCGCGATGGTCGACGCGGCCGCCGAGACAACCGGCGGCGCTGAACGGTTCGTCGCCCACGGTCGGCGTGGCTGCTCTCCGCCTCGGCGCCGGGTCGGGCCGCGTGGCGCTCGATTCAGAGCAGCCGCGAAAGGAACGCCTTGGTGCGCTCATGCCGCGGGTTCGCCAGCAGCTCGCGCGGCGGCCCGGCCTCCACGACCACGCCGCCGTCCATGAACACCAATTGGTCGGCGACCTCCCGCGCGAACCCCATCTCGTGCGTGACCACGACCATCGTCATGCCCGACTCCGCGAGTTCCCGCATCACGGTGAGCACCTCACCGACCAGCTCCGGGTCCAGCGCGGACGTGGGTTCGTCGAACAGCATGAGCTTCGGGTCCATCGCCAGCGCCCGCGCGATGGCCACACGCTGCTGCTGGCCACCGGACAGCTGCGCCGGATAGGCGTTCGCCTTCTCGGCCAAGCCGACCCGGGCCAGCAGTTCCCGCGCTCTGGTCACCGCCTGCGCCTTGCGGATCTTCTTGACCTGCGTGGGCGCCTCGATGACGTTCTCCAGCGCGGTCCGGTGCGGGAACAGGTTGAAGTGCTGGAACACCATGCCGATCTCGCGGCGCTGCGCGGCCGCCTCGCGCGGGTGCAGCTCGTAGAGCCTGCCGTTCTTCTCCTGGTAGCCGACGAGTTCGCCGTCGACGTACAGCCGGCCCGCGTTCACCTGCTCGAGGTGATTGACGCAGCGCAAGAAGGTCGACTTGCCGGAGCCGGAAGGCCCGATCACACAGAGCACTTCGCCGCGGCCCACCTCGAGCGAGACGCCCTTGAGCACCTGCAACGCACCGAAGTGCTTGCACACCCGATCCGCGACGATCATCGGCGACCGCCGATCGCCGCCCGGGGTGTCGGTCTTTCCGAGATCTGTACTCATTTCGCCTTCACCACCGCTTGGGCGTCGGCGAGTTCCTGCAGCTGCTTGGCGGTCAGCTGGCGGGAGACGCCGCGCGAGTAATAGCGCTCCAGATAGTACTGCCCGACCATCAGCACGCTGGTGATCGCCAGATACCAGGTGGCGGTGACCAGCAGCAGCGGAATCGGCTGGAAGTTCACACCGTAGATATCCCGTGCCCGGCCGTAGAGGTCGGTGCTCAGCGGGATCGCGGTGACCAGCGAGGTGGTTTTCAGCATGCCGATGAGCTCGTTGCCGGTCGGCGGAATGATCACCCGCATGGCCTGCGGCAGCACCGTCCTGCGCATGGTCTGGCTCCAGGACATTCCGAGCGCGACGGACGCTTCGCGCTGCCCTTCACCGACGGAGTTGATGCCCGCCCGGACGATCTCGGCCATATAGGCGGCTTCGTTGAGGCCGAGGCCGATCACGGCGAAGGTGAACGCCGCCTGTAGGCCCTGCACGTCGAGCTGGAAGAACTGCGGTCCGAACGGAACGCCGAGGTGGATCTGGCGATACAGCGAGGGGAACAGCCCCCAGAACACCAACTGCACGAACACCGGAGTGCCGCGGAAGATCCACAGGTACACCCACGCCGAGGCCCGCAGCACCGGGTTCGGCGAGAGGCGCATCACGGCCAGCACGGTGCCGAGCACGACCGCGATGGCCATCGCGAGCACGGTCAATTCCAGTGTGACGAGGGCACCGGCGGTGATCCGGCTGTCGAACAGATACTTCCCGTAGGTATCCCAGCGATACGCCGGGTTCGTCGCGGCGCCGTAGACGAACAGAGCCACCAA carries:
- a CDS encoding amino acid ABC transporter permease translates to MRSAPGEPGPDRADSTREPEPIKAVPLRRPGRWIAAAIILALVALFVYGAATNPAYRWDTYGKYLFDSRITAGALVTLELTVLAMAIAVVLGTVLAVMRLSPNPVLRASAWVYLWIFRGTPVFVQLVFWGLFPSLYRQIHLGVPFGPQFFQLDVQGLQAAFTFAVIGLGLNEAAYMAEIVRAGINSVGEGQREASVALGMSWSQTMRRTVLPQAMRVIIPPTGNELIGMLKTTSLVTAIPLSTDLYGRARDIYGVNFQPIPLLLVTATWYLAITSVLMVGQYYLERYYSRGVSRQLTAKQLQELADAQAVVKAK
- a CDS encoding FAD-binding oxidoreductase, giving the protein MGNNATQAIDIDAFTGPVFRPGDPGYEAEIAGFQTAYTHRPALIVGAVHAEDVRAAVEYAARHDLPIAVQATGHGLSVAADGGVLISTRRMTGIRIDPASRTAHIGAGVRAGALVQAAAEHGLAPLNGSSPSVGVVGYLLGGGVGLLARRFGYAAEYVRAIELVTAEGRVRALTPGDELFGAVLGSGGNFGVVTALDVDLVPVTTVYGGQLVFDTPLVERALDAWRQWTATVPDALTSTVTMLAFPDIPQVHAPLRGRYVASIRIAFTGSAEEGERSVAPLRAVGDRLEDDLRAMPYTESHTIHSDPDHPHAYAATNALLGAFTEEAASALLAAAGPESGAGAVIDVRHLGGALARPSGTGIAVDHREAGYIVRIITGPEDAATQAEIRAALAPWTLGHSLNFLYGAGGAADEAQTRAGYRPETYARLAALKAEHDPRNLFRFNRNIRPAR
- a CDS encoding amino acid ABC transporter ATP-binding protein is translated as MIVADRVCKHFGALQVLKGVSLEVGRGEVLCVIGPSGSGKSTFLRCVNHLEQVNAGRLYVDGELVGYQEKNGRLYELHPREAAAQRREIGMVFQHFNLFPHRTALENVIEAPTQVKKIRKAQAVTRARELLARVGLAEKANAYPAQLSGGQQQRVAIARALAMDPKLMLFDEPTSALDPELVGEVLTVMRELAESGMTMVVVTHEMGFAREVADQLVFMDGGVVVEAGPPRELLANPRHERTKAFLSRLL
- a CDS encoding LysR family transcriptional regulator, which gives rise to MELRQLRYFVTVAQEASFTRAAARLHLAQPGLSAQIRQLERELGQPLLDRGGRTVTLTEVGAAVLRQAEAALTAAERITETVDEFTGLLRGQVRIGLISGAAVEEFDVAAVLADFHDDHPQIGISLTEDTSERMLAALGRGELDIALIGLTGAELDPGFGIDVVLDTAVVAAVPAADADFDAEIPLAALCAHPLICLPPGTGLRGVFQRACAAAGFEPDIAYEAAAPALLLRLAARGLGVAVVPALTTQEAAAFGVRTVRIVEPELRGRLALAWRIDRPAGPAAKVLLGQLRIAMRSDT